Proteins encoded within one genomic window of Empedobacter falsenii:
- a CDS encoding alpha/beta fold hydrolase: protein MAEILHSKIVGSGEKHLLVFHGLFGQLDNWSTLGKHFGEYFTTHLIDLRNHGRSFHSEDSSLAAMTQDIVNYMDANSIEKAHLLGHSLGGRIVIDFAMIHQNRLDHLIVADMAPKAYQPHHNAIFKALKSVNFDQVETRKDVEATLEQYIPEIGVRQFLLKNVYHAENGKYAFRFNLDILDKFYQEMIGSELLKGEFDGSTLFLGGANSNYIMPEDEMIIKERFPNAEIKKIANAGHWLHAENPKDFTAEVLDFLLNK, encoded by the coding sequence ATGGCAGAAATCTTACATAGTAAAATTGTCGGTTCTGGTGAAAAACATTTGTTGGTTTTTCATGGATTATTCGGGCAATTGGATAATTGGAGCACATTAGGAAAACATTTTGGTGAATATTTTACGACACATTTGATTGATTTACGTAATCATGGACGTAGTTTTCATAGCGAAGATTCTTCTTTAGCAGCTATGACGCAAGATATTGTGAATTATATGGATGCAAATTCTATCGAAAAAGCACATTTGTTGGGACATTCGCTTGGCGGAAGAATTGTGATTGATTTTGCGATGATTCATCAAAATAGATTAGATCATTTGATTGTTGCGGATATGGCACCAAAAGCGTATCAACCTCATCATAATGCGATTTTCAAAGCATTAAAATCTGTTAATTTTGATCAAGTCGAAACTCGAAAAGATGTAGAAGCTACTTTAGAACAATATATTCCTGAAATTGGTGTGCGACAATTTTTATTGAAGAACGTTTACCATGCCGAGAATGGAAAATATGCTTTTCGATTCAATTTAGATATTTTGGATAAATTTTATCAAGAGATGATTGGTTCTGAATTGTTAAAAGGAGAATTTGATGGTTCAACTTTATTTTTGGGTGGCGCAAATTCTAATTACATTATGCCAGAAGATGAAATGATTATCAAAGAGCGTTTTCCAAATGCGGAAATCAAGAAAATTGCAAATGCAGGACATTGGTTACATGCCGAAAATCCGAAAGATTTTACAGCAGAAGTTTTAGATTTCTTGTTGAATAAATAA
- the nusA gene encoding transcription termination factor NusA, whose amino-acid sequence MDNLALIESFGDFKDDKNIDRITLMAILEETLKSVLKKKYGTDDNFDIIVNPDKGDLEIWHNRIVVEDGFSEDDATDIELSEARKIEPDFEVGEEVSEKIPIEALGRRAILTLRQTLVSKVMEHDNSNLYEKFKGLIGEVVSGEIHYVRHKQVIIMDDEQNEMILPKENQIPSDFFRKGDTLRAVVDDVKLRGAKPQIILSRTSPKFLEKLFEQEIPEILDGLITIKNVVRIPGDKAKVAVESYDDRIDPVGACVGMKGSRIHSIVRELRNENIDVINYTNNMSLFIQRALSPAKISNIEINEEENKALVYVNADEVSKAIGKGGYNVRLASKLVGMEIDIFREGAQDEDVELSEFSDEIDAWVIEAFSAIGLDTAKSILEQDVDDLIKRTDLEEETILDVIRVLKEEFED is encoded by the coding sequence ATGGACAATCTTGCATTAATTGAATCTTTTGGAGATTTTAAAGACGATAAGAACATCGACCGTATTACGCTGATGGCAATCTTAGAAGAAACCCTGAAAAGTGTTTTGAAAAAGAAATATGGTACAGATGATAACTTTGATATTATTGTAAATCCTGATAAAGGAGACTTAGAGATTTGGCACAACCGTATCGTTGTAGAAGACGGTTTCTCAGAAGACGACGCAACAGATATCGAATTATCTGAAGCACGTAAAATTGAGCCAGATTTTGAAGTAGGTGAAGAAGTATCGGAAAAAATTCCGATCGAAGCATTAGGTCGTCGTGCGATTTTAACATTACGCCAAACATTGGTTTCTAAAGTAATGGAGCATGATAATTCTAATTTATACGAAAAATTTAAAGGTTTAATTGGAGAAGTAGTTTCGGGAGAAATCCACTATGTACGTCACAAACAAGTGATTATTATGGATGACGAACAAAACGAAATGATTTTACCAAAAGAAAATCAAATACCATCAGATTTTTTCAGAAAAGGAGATACATTACGTGCAGTTGTAGATGACGTAAAATTAAGAGGAGCAAAACCTCAAATTATTTTATCTAGAACATCACCAAAATTCTTAGAGAAATTATTTGAACAAGAAATTCCTGAAATTTTAGACGGATTAATTACAATCAAAAATGTAGTTCGTATCCCTGGAGATAAAGCAAAAGTTGCAGTAGAATCTTACGACGATCGTATCGATCCAGTAGGAGCTTGTGTCGGAATGAAAGGATCTCGTATCCATTCAATTGTACGCGAATTACGTAACGAGAATATCGACGTAATCAACTACACAAACAACATGAGTTTGTTTATTCAACGCGCTTTAAGCCCAGCTAAAATTTCGAATATCGAAATTAATGAAGAAGAAAACAAAGCCTTAGTTTACGTAAATGCAGACGAAGTTTCGAAAGCAATTGGTAAAGGAGGTTACAATGTTCGTTTAGCTTCTAAATTAGTTGGAATGGAAATTGATATTTTCAGAGAAGGAGCCCAAGACGAAGACGTAGAATTATCAGAATTCTCAGACGAAATCGATGCATGGGTAATCGAAGCATTTAGTGCTATCGGGTTAGATACTGCCAAAAGTATTTTAGAACAAGATGTTGATGATTTAATCAAACGTACGGATTTAGAAGAAGAGACGATCTTAGACGTAATCCGTGTGTTAAAAGAAGAGTTTGAAGATTAA
- a CDS encoding pyridoxine 5'-phosphate synthase: MTKLSVNINKIATIRNARGGNTPNLVEAAIKIQEFGGQGITIHPRPDERHIRYQDVYDLKPVVTTEFNIEGKPIDSFMELVLNSKPEQVTLVPDAEDAITSNAGWDTIKHFDYLTDVIKTFKDAGIRTSIFLDPNPALIESAAKTGADRIELYTEEFATQYGLGNLEAINPYKETAKLAIENGLAVNAGHDLSLDNIEYFIREIPTIAEVSIGHALISEALYLGLENTTQAYLRKIELANL; the protein is encoded by the coding sequence ATGACTAAATTAAGTGTTAATATAAATAAAATTGCCACAATTCGTAATGCACGCGGTGGAAATACGCCAAATCTTGTAGAAGCGGCAATCAAAATTCAGGAATTCGGAGGACAAGGAATTACGATTCATCCACGTCCAGATGAACGTCATATTCGTTACCAAGATGTGTACGATTTGAAACCTGTTGTAACAACTGAATTTAATATTGAAGGAAAACCGATTGATAGTTTTATGGAATTGGTTTTAAACTCAAAACCAGAACAAGTTACTTTAGTTCCTGATGCGGAAGATGCGATTACATCAAATGCTGGTTGGGATACAATCAAACATTTTGATTATTTAACTGATGTGATTAAAACGTTTAAAGATGCGGGAATCAGAACATCTATTTTCTTAGATCCAAATCCTGCTTTAATTGAAAGTGCTGCAAAAACTGGTGCAGATCGAATCGAATTGTACACAGAAGAATTTGCAACGCAATATGGTTTAGGAAATCTTGAAGCAATTAACCCATATAAAGAAACAGCTAAATTGGCAATTGAAAACGGCTTGGCTGTAAATGCTGGACACGACTTGAGTTTGGACAATATTGAATATTTTATTCGCGAAATTCCAACAATTGCAGAAGTTTCTATTGGTCATGCGTTAATTTCTGAAGCCCTATATTTAGGTTTAGAAAATACGACACAAGCCTATTTACGTAAAATTGAATTAGCAAATTTGTAA
- the rimP gene encoding ribosome assembly cofactor RimP: MDSSKVKQLIDEAIAENPSLFLIDWKITPDDKIVILADGDEGLSVEEIVRISRHVEHNLDREECDFALEVSSPGVGSNLTMPRQFAKNVGRTLEATLSDKVVEGEIVEADEEGVTIFWEAREPKPVGKGKITVEHEEKINYADIKKAIIKVTF; the protein is encoded by the coding sequence ATGGATTCAAGTAAAGTAAAACAGCTGATAGACGAAGCAATTGCGGAAAATCCGTCATTGTTTCTTATCGATTGGAAAATCACTCCAGATGATAAAATTGTAATTTTAGCAGATGGAGACGAAGGTCTTTCAGTCGAAGAAATTGTAAGAATAAGTCGACATGTAGAGCACAATCTTGATAGAGAAGAATGTGATTTTGCATTAGAGGTTTCCTCTCCTGGTGTAGGAAGTAACCTAACCATGCCACGCCAATTTGCCAAAAATGTAGGAAGAACTTTAGAAGCTACATTAAGCGACAAAGTGGTGGAAGGCGAAATTGTAGAAGCCGATGAAGAAGGTGTTACAATTTTTTGGGAAGCGCGCGAACCAAAACCTGTAGGAAAAGGAAAAATTACAGTAGAACACGAAGAAAAAATAAATTACGCTGACATCAAGAAAGCGATTATAAAAGTCACCTTTTAA
- a CDS encoding mechanosensitive ion channel family protein encodes MQDKSFYEEFSDGVKFFFNQYFKIDLSENLFNFLEIVTWIAILFVLDFVLRAIILPLLKKLKNFTENDWLKFLYKNKVFVSAIHLIPISFALSMNVILFKNEGNIFHVVQRITQLISLIVFTQLIFRVINTIIDVYNEENSYTTVGVRTFGQMLKFIITFFAIISGIMILFTVDKNTIITVLGALTAAVLLIFRDAIFGFVSGLQISYSKIVKVGDWITVSKGDIEGTVKEININLVKIEKFDKSIATVPTVDLVSSQVTNHMAMLATGTRQIKRSVSFNVNSFQFCNEEMLNRFENITLIHHYIQQKRHEISIYNQNIENSDLDINGKNLTNIGVFRIYVEHYLKSLKTVSQNDPIIVKQLPVSPLGMPLEIGCFTTSASNLEFERIQSDIFDHLLTACRKFDLEIMQSISLSDIKKL; translated from the coding sequence ATGCAAGATAAATCTTTTTATGAAGAATTTTCTGATGGTGTAAAATTTTTTTTCAATCAATATTTCAAAATTGATTTGTCTGAAAATCTTTTTAATTTCTTAGAAATTGTCACTTGGATAGCTATTCTTTTTGTGTTAGATTTTGTGCTAAGAGCTATTATTCTTCCGCTTCTAAAAAAATTAAAGAATTTCACCGAAAACGATTGGTTGAAGTTTTTGTACAAAAACAAAGTCTTTGTTTCCGCTATTCATCTCATTCCAATCAGTTTTGCATTAAGCATGAATGTTATTTTATTCAAGAATGAAGGAAATATTTTTCATGTTGTTCAACGCATTACGCAACTTATTTCATTAATCGTTTTTACGCAACTTATTTTCCGAGTTATCAATACAATTATTGATGTGTACAACGAAGAAAACAGTTATACAACAGTTGGAGTGCGAACTTTTGGACAAATGTTGAAGTTTATCATCACGTTTTTTGCGATAATTTCTGGAATAATGATTTTGTTTACGGTTGATAAAAATACGATTATTACTGTTCTCGGAGCTTTAACCGCAGCTGTTTTATTGATTTTTCGTGATGCGATTTTCGGATTTGTTTCTGGTTTGCAAATCTCTTATTCTAAAATTGTAAAAGTTGGTGATTGGATTACCGTTTCCAAAGGCGATATTGAGGGAACAGTTAAAGAAATTAACATTAATTTGGTGAAAATTGAGAAGTTTGATAAATCTATTGCAACGGTTCCTACTGTGGATTTGGTTTCGTCGCAAGTAACCAATCATATGGCGATGTTGGCGACTGGAACTCGTCAAATAAAACGTTCGGTTTCGTTTAATGTCAATTCGTTTCAGTTTTGTAACGAAGAAATGTTAAATCGTTTTGAAAATATTACTTTAATTCATCATTATATTCAACAAAAACGTCACGAAATTTCCATCTATAATCAAAACATTGAAAATTCTGATTTAGATATTAATGGTAAAAATTTAACCAATATTGGTGTTTTTAGAATTTATGTTGAACATTATTTAAAAAGTTTGAAAACTGTTTCGCAAAATGATCCAATTATTGTAAAACAATTACCTGTTTCTCCGCTTGGAATGCCGTTAGAAATTGGATGTTTTACAACTTCGGCAAGCAATTTGGAATTTGAAAGAATTCAGTCTGATATTTTCGATCATTTGTTGACAGCTTGTCGTAAATTTGACTTAGAAATTATGCAAAGCATTTCGCTTTCTGATATAAAAAAATTATAA
- a CDS encoding DUF456 domain-containing protein, with translation MDNDSILNLISGILLVVGLVGTVLPVLPGAPLALVGLLVFKFSGDCSYNWGTIIIAGLFVLLGALLDYLLPAYMTKKLGGTKYGIWGSIVGLIIGLFFPPIGFIVGPFLGALLGELIFTAASPKVALKSAFGSFVGFILTTGYDIILTLIFIGIFVYQLMN, from the coding sequence ATGGATAACGATAGTATACTAAATCTTATTAGTGGAATTTTATTGGTTGTTGGTTTGGTCGGAACTGTTTTGCCAGTTTTACCAGGAGCACCTTTGGCATTGGTCGGATTATTAGTTTTTAAATTTAGTGGTGATTGTAGTTACAATTGGGGAACGATAATTATTGCAGGACTTTTTGTGTTATTAGGTGCGCTTTTAGATTATTTACTGCCTGCATATATGACCAAAAAATTAGGCGGAACCAAATACGGAATTTGGGGATCTATTGTCGGATTAATCATCGGATTATTTTTTCCACCAATCGGTTTTATCGTAGGACCTTTTTTGGGAGCGTTATTAGGCGAATTAATTTTTACTGCGGCTTCGCCCAAGGTTGCTTTAAAATCTGCTTTCGGATCTTTTGTAGGATTTATTTTGACAACAGGTTACGACATTATATTAACGTTAATCTTTATCGGAATATTTGTATATCAACTGATGAATTAA